The nucleotide sequence CTAactgattaaatataaaaattaaatataataaataattaaatgagCGCAGACATATGTCATATGACGGTTTGTAGCTAGTTTGTGCCGGTAAAGGTTCTCTAAATTAAATTACCTTTTTCTCCAatcgtttgttttttttaacactggacCAATGCACGTATACCATGATAACATGTCCCttatcatccatcctgtttgaatTTTCTTGTAAGTTAGATTTCAAATTATTACGTTCTCTTTTTTTGGCATCTATTAGGCTCTTAATAATTGAaggaagaaaaataaagaatagaGGGAGACACCTGTAGTATTTGACAATATTCATGGTTAGACTAGTAAATACTACGTcaaaaagaattattttttatcaagtcatatttgaaatatataaatttatagataAATACACAAAATTAACCACAATTTATGTGTAGTTGgagaaaattaattatactacATAGATTTGTAAATAGTGAAGATTTTTTTTACCCAACTTGTggtatagaaaaagaaaaagattgaaCATTGATTGCTAGCTAGAGTCTATGGGAGGGTCATGATCACCTATCTTCTGATCTCTGATGAGATACCATCTGACATTTTATCTTCCTAGGTTTTATTTCTAACttttattttaccattttataatatttatttattttgcctGTAGTACAAATTAACAGACCCAtactaaaagaaaattaatatcttCAAAGTACAAAACAAGAGAGAGGTGAAGCCACACAATCTCTTTTTGCCCTCTCTCTCTGTTATATCTCGTCTGTTTAATACTTTtattcgtcttcttcttcttcctctatcgGTCCATCGTCTCCTCTAATCTCTTTCTCTGTCTTTCAGTATTGACCAACAAATAGGAAGATATAATTCATATCTTTATGCCAACTttttcttagggttttagagctATCTCTGTTGTTTGGGTTATGACACAAACTCTGGTTCTTTGGCTCTTTCTCATGATTTGGGAAGTCAGGATATGAAAAAAGTTTgcttttagttttgtttattgATTCTTTTCAACTTTCTTGGAGATGGGTTCATCTAGATCTTGATGAAACCCCTTGTTTGTATCCCAAAAGGTgtttcattttttcttctcttctttttgggtttttaaTTCTTCAGACGATATGGCAAGTGATCAGTTCCATGGTCATAACCATCACCAACAGCATCAGCATCAAATGATTAATCAGATCCATGGGTTTGATGAGAGAAGCAATAATCCAACCGATCATCAACAACATCATTATAATCATCAGATCTTTGGCTCAAACTCCAACATGGGAATGATGATAGACTTTTCTAGGCATCATCAGACTGGGATCACAAGTGGAATGGATCATCATCACTATCATCACCAGACAAGTGGTGGTACTGTTCAGAATCAGCTTTTAGAAGACTCTTCTTCCTCCATGAGACTATGCAATGTTAATAATAATTTCTCAAGTGAAGTAAATGATGAGAGACCAACACAAAGACCAAGCCAaggtctttctctttctctctcctcctcaAATCCTACAAGCATCAGTCTCCAATCCTTCGACCTCAGACACCAACaacaagggtattctggtaaatCAACGGATCATCAGAATCTCCCACACAGCCAGATGATGGTGTTGATGAATAGTCACCACCAAAACAACAGCAGCAATCACCATCAGTTTCAGATTGGGAGTTCCAAGTATTTGAGCGCAGCTCAAGAGCTACTGAGTGAGTTTTGCAGTCTTGGAGTAAAGGAAAGTGATGATGAAGTGATGATGAAGCATAAGAGGAAGCAGAAAGGCAAACAACAAGAAGATTGGGACGCAAGTAACAACAACAATGATCAACACGACCAATCTGCAACAACTTCTGCAAAGAAACATGTTCCACCACTTCACTCTCTTGAGTTCATGGAGCTTCAGAAAAGAAAAGCCAAATTGCTCGCCATGCTTGAAGAggtatatatttactttaccaTCAAAACGATTCATGGGCTTGTTAGAAAATCTATTATTTGTTAGTTTGGTTTTATCTTGATTCTGAAAACGTTCAACCCAACCCCCCCCCCTCCCTTCTTCCCAAATCTTTTTACATCAAAAACGAGTCATGGTATTGTTAGAAAACTGACATATTTTTATTCCTATTTTTATTTGACTTCAAcatattcctataaaatgtaaaaaatcaacaaatctTGTATCAAAAACATTTCATGggtttgttaaaaaatatatttgtttcagcATATATATccataaaatgtaaaatatttatacccaCAAATCTTCTATTTTCGATTCTTAATTATGGtccatatattttcttaaagatacaaatttcttttatataaaagataaaaagattCCTTTTTGTCTTCATTCCTTCATGTATTCTCGTCGAAAACAAGTTCGATGTAacactacgaaaatattaacCCTTTTAATTCCTTTAAgcattatttcctttttatatataataactaaactaaaatttatttgtctTTGCTTTTGATCTAATATGGAGACTCTAGTGGTCCTCATAACAGCAATCAATTCCATCATCATAAGCCATAACGAGTTGTCCCTTGTTTCTTTTACATGAATGCTCATTCTATGAATTGCATGTATACGGTGTGgttgaaatatttaattttatttggcaGCTTAAAAGAAGATATGGACATTACCGAGAGCAAATGAGACTGGCGACAGCAGCGTTTGAGGCGGCGGTTGGGGTAGGAGCGGCGGAGATGTACACGGCGTTAGCGTCGAGGGCAATGTCTAGGCATTTCCGGTGTTTAAAAGACGGACTTGTGGGACAGATTCAAGCAACGAGTCAAGCTTTAGGAGAAAGAGATGAGGATAATCGTGGGGTCTCAATTGCGGCGCGAGGGGAAACCCCACGGCTGAGGTTGCTTGATCAAGCTCTAAGGCAACAGAAATCGTACCGACAAATGAGTCTCGTGGAAGCTCATCCTTGGCGTCCACAACGTGGTTTGCCTGAACGCGCTGTGACGGCGTTAAGAGCTTGGCTCTTTGAGCACTTTCTTCACCCGTAAGTTACTAATCTCATACATACCCTCTTTTTATGCATTATGTACAACTAttacccaaaacaaaaaaaaatgccaaTATTATGACGATATAGGTTTGACTTTAGTAAAGATTTACTATTAATCAAATAGTTACAAGTTAAGTCCCTCTTTTTAATTAACTAATGATTGTGGAATCATAATAGTTTTAAATCAAGTCAACATACCctagtttgaaattttaaacgAATTGCATATATATTGATAGAATGAATAAATAATGTCTAAAATTCTTacaaactcaattttttttaaaaaatatgtattgatATTAGtacatagtattttttttatcaaatattagtACATAGTTATAGGCATTTTTACCAGGATATACTGTATGTGAACATCATATAAAAGCTACAAAAGCTACATACATTTTCATAGAGAGATGAGATTGACTTGACAAGCTGAGGATCCAATCTTCCTTAATCTGTTCATTGCATGGTAGCTTTTTTATTTCCCCTTTTTTctttgcttgcatcattggtgtGAAAGTGAGTGTACAAACATATACATTCATGTATGTATACATATCTTTTTAGATAATgcataactaaatataaaaaatatttaactggTGGATGAAAGACAGAAATAGAGAAAGGAACAAAGTGGATTCAGAGAGAGAATCAATGTTCTTTACCTAACactaagaaaaaagagaaactATGAATAACTCCTTGCTTTTTCTCCCcatgtttctattttcttttttcttttcttatccTTGTcctttttattgatatatttatttgataaattatatattatcacATGTATAAGAATTGTCTCCATCAAATTCCCAAACACTGatcaaaccatgaaacatcTTGTTAGTTTTCACCCGAACTACCCATTACCTTTGCTTCAATTTCTTTGCATCATTCTTCAATCATATGTATCCATTttaacaaacatatattttattttactagaCATATCATTTCTCCAAAGtaacattttcttatttttcagaTATCCAAGTGATGTTGATAAGCATATATTGGCCCGACAGTCTGGTTTATCAAGAAGTCAGGTAAAATATAACTTCCTAAGCCTTAATATATTCCAAATTTACCTGTTTAGGAATCATACATAAATGGAATTTAATTGAGTTAATTCTACTAATGAGACCACACTGTTAGGTATCGAATTGGTTCATTAATGCAAGAGTTAGGCTATGGAAACCAATGATTGAAGAGATGTATTGCGAGGAAacaagaggagaagaagaacaacaaatgGAGATTACAAACCCTATGTTCATGGATACTAAACCGGATCCAAACCAGATAATGCGAGTCGAACCGGAATCTTTATCTTCCGTAGTTACAAAAACCGGCCACAAAGACAACTCCAACCTAGGAACGGCTTCATTTGGGTCAACGTTTGACTTTTCATCATACAGTAACCAAGCTGTCACGTACAGTGGCGAAGGAGGGGCACGTGACGTGTCGTTGACGCTTGGGTTACAAAACGGTGGTGTGAGTTTAGCGTTATCTCCAGTGACGGCTCAAGGGGGGCCACTTTACTACGGTAGAGACCACATGGACGGATCGGTTCAATATACATCGTCGATCTTGGATGATGATCAAGCTCAGAATCTGCCTTACATGAATTTGATGGGAGCTCAATCACTTCACGATATGGTTTGAAGAAAACTGGAATAAATAAGTTAGGAATCGTACACTCTTTTCAACCCGATTCGGTTATGTAACGGTTTAGTTagataaaaagaacaaaattagatatttaaaaataccGTTGTCTACTTGAATTGGATTGGGGGTAGACGAAGATATTATTATATGAGTTTAGTTGGTTCGTCAATATCACTTCTTGgatattagaaaatataatattcgaTTTGAGGGTATTATTCATATCTCAATACTTTTTGTTTGGTATATATAGTGTATGGTCTTCGCGTGATTAATGACAAAACCTAATAGAATAAAGTTGCCGacaaaaacaacaataaataaagaacaaactCAATATTTGGACCATCTTGGTCGATAACGTTCACGTGTACGCTACGCGTATCAATTGTAAATACACAGACAAGAATACAAATACAGTATATAGTTTATCAACATGTTCTATAACATTACATGGTCTCACTCTACAGTCTCATAAACACGATATAGCCTTCAAATGTTACGAACCGCCCCGCtccgcaccgcagttaacagtaacaaaaatctctacatataccatatatctatacgtttttataactgttaaaaccgcaccgcagttaaaccgcttgttccgcaccgctcaaaccgcagtTACCATTCGGAGCGATAGGTAGTCGTTGAGGAAGAAACACAAACTATCTAtaggacacacacacacatatatatatatatatatctttttagaaAAGTTCAGTTGGTTAGATGTTTGGTTTCAATCTCTTATGGATGATCATTTTCATGAGTCAGAAGTGTGACAGTAATATATGGACTCTTTTTTGATTTCCAATACACCTTCGGTTGGTAAATTTACAGTATATTAATTTAGATTGGCAAtagtatatattcatgtttatgatcatttttaattttcttatttaatttcGTTGTcatgtttcattatttttgtaaaataattgaTTGCTTCCACTGGAGGTGGACATTTTGTCCGATATCTGAAAccatatccgaacccgacccagaAAACTCGAACTGAAGTAGTAATATATCTGAACGAATATTAAATTAAGAAAGATTAGATATCCGAATttgaatggatatccgaagataaccgaacatatgaaTACTTGaccatatatttctagtttacttactctaatcttattcaaaatatttatattgattatGCACATAGCTCAAAAtcagataatatacatataattattgacaaaatcatttgctactaagttaaaatacatatcaagttcTTGTTTTTTATACTAACAAAAATtgcatccaaaattttaaaataacagctaaattagtgtctttctatttttaaagttttgttttgaaattgttaataatttaatctattaaaaatttaaaaaaaacagttaagttaaaattatatatttttaaacaatgaagaatttaattctttttctttcaaaatataaatattcgaATCCGACCCGAAATAACTGAACCCAAACTTAAAATATCTGAATCCAACATGAATGTAGAAATACTCGAACATGTTTTTTACATCTATACCGAAGTacctgatgttaggagttttcaaggctcctaagacaaatgttgtagtataaaagattgtcgaaccagttctgaggggtatcaaagcactgagaatgcaagtactcacttaatctaagtgcaaccaatgatttagatgagttttaaactactactaatactagaaagcaataacagaatgatactttcttgactaagggaaaagagaactcatgggcatagggattagaccttgggtgatcaaatatcgaactaaggatggcaaatgatcaatcaaactatcagccttaagcctagacacaattctaagcaagctctatgtctagatgaatgctcatctgctaacatatctcaaacatcaaatgtctttggttgaataatatgaaagcaatcattactaacaagtctattagctatcttagcacctttaacaacaaatgtctttggcaaagtatactaaaagcctaggagagttgtctcgggcatttcatcgaacacctttcgggtgagaaatgcctaaggatcaacaactgagtggccaactcagaagatgcattatgattactctactagcaaggaaatatgaatgatctacactaaaacatcctagctctaacctaatcacccttaatctccctaacccatgaattcaaaaggtgattactcactaatctccatgattcctcttaaacccatattggatttcagattaaccatgtagagaaatagataagaaatcaacaagaacacaagatgaaagcaatgaaatctgaatcaaaagaggttttttACTAGTTCTCCTCTAGAAAAAGAGATTATTTTGCCTCCCATGGCTtacaaaagtacttaacttaggtttagaaagtgtaaaacatcaaaacaaatgaccaaaaggtccctgaaataacataaaaaatcgtccaagcaaaacacCCGGAGTGACCTGGCATAGTCGCTCCAGGAGGTCACTCCCGACGCGTTTTTTCGTGTTTCGGCGCGTCAAAACGCGAgtgacttgagctggtcgctctggctggtcgctctggctgggagtgacttgaggtagtcgctctggctggtcgctctggctgggagcgacctcggtaggtcgctctgagaggtcactcTGCGATACTCGACCATgatggatatgcctctagtaaattgatcataactccttcattacatctccaaatgacttgaaaccacttccattagaaagctaactcaatttgctgtgtctccacaaaatcttagcaacagaagatttctctaaaggctccatccatgctcatctttccccattttggatcacaatgctcccaaacatctcaaatcactccatggcacactccaacacctaataaggacaatgaatgcaaaatgcaacctagacatggctaaatcctaatctatatgatgaaaatgctcatggatgaatggataaaacaatgtaaatatgcaagatgtCAGTacccaaaaatccaaaatatccgATCTGAACAGGTATCCGAATGTCCACTCCTACCCCTAACTTCCACGGATAGCATGTGTTATATTATCTAGTTGAATATTAAATCACaagtttttttgtcaacaaatcaCAAGTTCAGATTGAGTGATATACGAAACTACAAAACAAATGAAGTGAGATGAGgtaatgaaatataattttgtatatttaaaaataaataaattacgatgacataaaaacttacaaaataaaTCACAAGTGTAAATGACTGTCGAATAATTCGGCAGACAATTTTGGGCCTCAAATCTGTTTCATTAAGGCCCCAATGCCCATTTAAAGCAAGAGACTTGTGATATAGCAAatccaaaaaggaaaaaatgttttgtatataaatcaGACCTACTCTTGGGCCCTGTTAAAATGcagtattatgaattttataaaaattaatttatcttctatcatatttgtttaatttcagAGTACCGAATaacaaagatttgataaaaattaatatatcttctatcatatttgtttaattttaaactattaaaataaattaaacaaccatattaactatataataaaaatttagatttttttttgtatatgttatattttgaattttttaaaatgaataaaaattactaaatttgttaaaattacgttcaaattttgtgatctatagtttaaaaattttggtatgacaagataaaaatgattacaaaatcatataagtaaaaagtctaatttatttaattattaagatttaaagatatatatatatatatatatatatatcattttaaattaaactctataccataaaaaatacataaatattttaattttgaaatttaatttgaacaagttcttttgataaaagctttgaacaaacATTAACAACTTAATTACTATGACTATTAATCccataataaaaaatttgttatcaataatttatttttttttgctataaaatatataaataataaaaaaacagttGAGTAGAGAACATCATTtcatagacattaatattataaatacacTATATACGttcatattgtttaaatttaactagatatcctatcaaatagaaaaacaattgtctggattaataaaatttatatgtcggcaccaatttaattatatagtgATAAttactgatttttaattattcaatatatatttatttttcataatatgtaaaaaacatataatacctaaaataatgtatttttgttGTACTCGTATGGCAGAGCTTTCACTTGTCTTTCGTGTTCTGTTTCTTGAGAGTTAATTTGCTTCTCTTCTAACTCTTGAGAGTTAAAGCACCTGCAATTTCAATAGAGAATTTTTCATAACCAGAACCAAACTTTGTTTCTACTAAAAATTcacaaaacatagaaaatgactAACCATGAGATTATCAAGAAGCAAAAGGGAAAACCCTAGTTTAGAGAGAAAAGGCGACAAGGAGAAAATGGCGACTGAGCCGCCGCTCAGAATCGAAGGCGTGGAAGTGGCTCCGTCAGGGGTCGAAATCGAGGATTTGAAGGCTAAGCACGGAACGGTGGCCATGACTTCGGATTTGGGAGTTTTGGGGATTGGATCTAAGAGAGACGTTGGTTTGGAAGATGAGACGGTCAGCCTTATGCAATCCAGGATAGTGTCTGGGAGAGAAGAGTTAGTGGCAAAGGAAGGGTTAGCAGGAAAGAAGTCGGGAAAGGATCTAGCGAATGAGAAGAGCTCGTATGCTGAGGCTGTGAATGTGGGTTCAGGTTCAAACATCTCACCGGTTTTCGAAATTGTTGATGGGGTGGCTGATATCGAGATCCCAACGGAGATATTTGAGGATGTCGAGCCACTGTGGAATAGCTTTGTGGTAGGCTACTTCATGGGTGACTCGCCATACATTGGGACCATACACTCTACAGTCAACAGAATCTGGAGCACACCTAAAGCGAAGATTGATGTCCAATTCATAAATAAAAGGACAGTTTTGTTTCGCATTGAGGATGAGCAGATGCGGAAGAGGGTCTTGAGAAGGAAGTACTGGCACATAGCGGACGTGCCTCTGGTAGTCAACGAATGGAACCCAGAAACAGCACAGGACCCACCTGACATGTCTGCGTTACCGCTATGGGTGGATTTGGTAAATGTACCAGGGTATCTCTACTCCAGGGAGGGTCTCAAGTTCCTGTCTCGTACAGCAGGGAAGTTTGTTAAACTCCACCCAAATACAGAAAGGTGTGTTCGAATGGATGTAGCGAGAGTATTGGTGGAAGTGGACTTGACGAAACCCCTACCCCAAAAGATCTGCTTCAAAGACAGAAACCAGTGCAATATCACGGTGGAGGTTGTCTATCCCTGGCTACCACCACGCTGTACCATGTGTGATGCTTGGGGACACTTAGGGAAGGATTGTGAGAGGCCAAAAAATGTTGTCATTCTTCAGAGGGGAAACAGTATGGGGGAGCAAAGAAATAAGGCAGATACGGGGAAGCAAGTGGTATTAAAATTGATGGGTGAACTGGAAAGAGTAAATGTCAGTCAATACAAGAGTGGAGAAGCTGGATGTAGCTATGCACAGGCTGAAGAGAATTCAACAACAAAAGCTGGTGAAGAAGGTTTAACAATGGAGCACACTGGTACGAGTGTGAATGGGGAGCCCTTATCGCCAGTGTCTAATGGGTCCAAAATGGCAGTGAATGGAGTGGAATCGCCAAATGGTTTCCAGGTGCTAAGTGACATAAGAGAAGAGGGCGAGatagaggaggaagaagaggaggatgCGGAGGAGGATGAGAATGTACGGCAGGAAACTAATGGCAAGGAGGAGATCGTAAACCAGGAGGCAGATACAAAAACCAGAGATGCACATGCACTCCACAGTCAAGCCAATAGCCAAAGGGGAAAAggaaagaataacaaaaaacCGATGATCAGTAACAAGAGTTTTATCCAGGCAGTGAAATCCACCAGTAACAAGAAAGTTTCCTCTAGGAGGAAATAATGTCGTCGATCTTTGCATGGAACATGCGTGGGTTCAACAAGCCGCGCAAACAAAGAGCAGTGAGGCAGTGGTTACAAGCTGCGAAGCTGTCATTTGGGTGTCTACTTGAAACAAAAGTTCAGAGGGAGAATTTTCAAGGTATTTTCGATGCTACTTTCCCGGGTTGGAATTGTCTTCACAACTACGACTATCACCCCTTGGGAAGGATATGGGTGTGTTGGACGAATGATGTAGAGATAGTTCCAGCCATGTCAAGTGCGCAAATGATTACCTGTTGGGTCAGAATTAGAAGCACGGGTGTGGTACTGCTAGCGTCTTTTGTCTACGCTTCAAATCATGCGACTGAGCGGAAAATACTATGGAGGGAGATGGAGATGGTAGCGTCGTCAATGGTGG is from Brassica napus cultivar Da-Ae chromosome A4, Da-Ae, whole genome shotgun sequence and encodes:
- the LOC125607948 gene encoding homeobox protein BEL1 homolog — its product is MASDQFHGHNHHQQHQHQMINQIHGFDERSNNPTDHQQHHYNHQIFGSNSNMGMMIDFSRHHQTGITSGMDHHHYHHQTSGGTVQNQLLEDSSSSMRLCNVNNNFSSEVNDERPTQRPSQGLSLSLSSSNPTSISLQSFDLRHQQQGYSGKSTDHQNLPHSQMMVLMNSHHQNNSSNHHQFQIGSSKYLSAAQELLSEFCSLGVKESDDEVMMKHKRKQKGKQQEDWDASNNNNDQHDQSATTSAKKHVPPLHSLEFMELQKRKAKLLAMLEELKRRYGHYREQMRLATAAFEAAVGVGAAEMYTALASRAMSRHFRCLKDGLVGQIQATSQALGERDEDNRGVSIAARGETPRLRLLDQALRQQKSYRQMSLVEAHPWRPQRGLPERAVTALRAWLFEHFLHPYPSDVDKHILARQSGLSRSQVSNWFINARVRLWKPMIEEMYCEETRGEEEQQMEITNPMFMDTKPDPNQIMRVEPESLSSVVTKTGHKDNSNLGTASFGSTFDFSSYSNQAVTYSGEGGARDVSLTLGLQNGGVSLALSPVTAQGGPLYYGRDHMDGSVQYTSSILDDDQAQNLPYMNLMGAQSLHDMV